From the genome of Bos indicus x Bos taurus breed Angus x Brahman F1 hybrid chromosome 19, Bos_hybrid_MaternalHap_v2.0, whole genome shotgun sequence:
ctaaaaaacaccttcacagaaacatctagaataaTATCTGCCCATCGGTAGACATCACAGTGAGTTCCTTGGTCTGATGAAGTGATGGTCAGCTACCCAAACTAGTGCAAAATCCTCTGTTGTGATTCTTTCATAGTATTCTGAGCATTTGCATCTACCACCAGGGCGGCACAGCACCGCCCAGAGTTGGCATCTCTTCACGTCAGAACCCCTTGTAGCCCTGGGTTTCTGGCACCAGTCTGACGTGACCCTGTGCTCAGGGCCTGCCCACCAGTGCACCTGGCACATGAAGATCCATGGTCTCAGTGTCTCATGTTGGCAGACAGGACAATTGTTACTGGCATTTTGGACCTCAGAGGGTGCAAGAGGTCTACAGGCACCTCTGTGATGCTGAGTATTCCAGTTCTAggccaccacaataaagcaagtataataaagtcagccacacAAATATTTTAGTTCCCCAGCCCGTAAGTGTGAAATACTGTGAATATTGCCAAAATGTgacagacatgaagtgagcaaatgcttttGGAAAAATGACACCTATAGACTTGCTTGATACAGTtatcacaaaccttcaatttgttaaaaagaaGTTATCTGTGAAGCATAATAAAATGAGGGCTGCCTGTTTATCTACATTCAGCCTATCTCAGTGTTGCTGCAGCGCCCATGTCCACAGATGTCATGGACCCAGGTAGTTATCTCACGGGAGCACATGGGGTATCTTTGTTCCGGTCACCTTCCAAACCTGGAAAGGGGTTCTTCTGATAGGCACTGACATGTCCTACTCAACACACCCCTCAAATGGTCATCATCGATTTCCATGGGACTGTGCCCCAAATGGACATCCTTAAAGAGGCCACTGCCCTCCTGCCTGACCCTACGGCCAGGCCATTGGCCACTACCCCAGTCAGTAAAAACTCAAACATAGGGGCTTCTACAGCTCAGTGCTTCATCACTGCTAGGAAAAATGCATGTAATTTAGCCCAAACAAGCTGGTCCTTTTTAACCTATTTCAATCAGTCTCCATTTGTTGGTCTTTACGTAGAAGCTTTCCAAACAAAATGCTGTCTATTCAACTTGGAACTGCCATTTACAAAGTGAACAGCTCTTTGTTGGCCAGTCGAGAGCAGTTTGTAGGGCACTGTCCAAGTGACTCCCAAGTAGAGTCCAGCACCTCCTCATGGTTCCAGGGTCTGCCCGGATGAAAAGGCTTCCTGCACCTCCTTGCTTTCTGCAGGCAGCTTGGTCTGGTGTAAGCCATTTCCACTTCCATGTCTATATGGAAACCTTCTGGGCGCTGCCACCGGCATTGAAGTGTTTCTCTGACATTGTCCGAGACATCACAGCTATTGGAGCTTAAGATCATTTTATATCCTTCAGTCACTGGGGCAGCTTCAGTTATTGTCAGGTGGCAAGGTGGTAAACCCTCCTCGAGCAGAAGTTCTCCCATCCAAAGTCCCAGCAGCTGCCGCTAGGGGGGTGCTCACAGGCTCTTACCCTCCACACAGGGCCACCATGGCACCCAACCTTCTACCCCACACTGGGTTCAGCCACccttcagttcactcagtcacgtccgactctgtgaccccatggactgcagcacaccaggcctccctgtccatcaccaactctcagagtttactcaaactcatgtccattgagtcagtgatgccatccaaccatctcatccactgtcgtccccttctcccaccttcaatctttcccagcatcagggtctttttcagccACCCTTACTGGTTTCCATTTAGCATGTCCCGAACGGCAGTTATATGCCTTCTGTTTTTATAAGATGAGGTGCAAGACTGAACAACTGCCCTCAGAAGCCAATTGCAAGCCCAGGTTGCTACCTCTGCTCTTGACTGACAGCTAGGCTATAAATCGGATTCCCAAGACCGCCCTCCTCAGGTTCAACTAATatgctagagtggctcacagaactcagagacaGTTTACTTACCAGATCACTGGTTATAAAAGAACATGACTCAGCCAGATGAAAAAGAGCCCTAGAACAAAGTATGGGGAAAGGGCAGAGTTCCCATGCGCCCTCCAGTGAACACTCCCCACGTTGCCATGTTTACCAACCTGAAAGTTCGCTAAATTCTGCCCTTTGTGTTTTATAATTGATTGAATCATTAATTCAACTTCcaggccctctcccctccctggagtTTGGGCAGTTGGAGGTAATGGACACTGAGAAGTTCTAACCCTCTAATCACGTTGGTTCTCTTGGTAGCCAGCCCCGATGTTTAGGTGGGGTCCAAAACCCAACTCATTCACCTAACAAGAGACATCTTTGTTGCTCTAATcagaaaattccaagggttttaggagctctgtgccagaaatgagGATGAAGACTAAATGTGTATTATACATAAATCACACCATCACAAGTCGATTCCAAATTGTTTTTCAGAAGAATGCTGGTCTCCCTATCCTTCAACTCTGTTCATTAACAGGCCAAACCAGGACTTTCTTGGTTAAGAGAActagaatagaatgggaaactgTCCTCTGAAGACATAGTTAACTTGGCAAACCGATTAGCCTGCACCCTAGATGAGTctactaagaaagaaaaacattaaaatcctTAATATTTCAGTTCAACAGCTAAGAGTCCCCTAAGCAAAGTCCTCCCAGCCTTCATCATTATTTTAAGAAGCCAGGACATTGAAAGAAAGACTTCGAGAAACCAAAGCGCTCTGGACATCTTCAGTCACCCAATCCATCTTTCTAGTGTCCTCCCACTTCTCAGTGATGGGACTCCAGGAAATCAGTTTTTCCAAGTCTCCCTCTTAATTGGTTCAGAGAAACAACTCTCCAGACTGGGAATGAATTTTCTATACTGGAGCTACATTCTCAGTGCTCAACCCCAGTACTACTGAACAGTCCCTGCCTCAGAGCTCGATTCCCAATTGTGGAGGTCT
Proteins encoded in this window:
- the ARL16 gene encoding ADP-ribosylation factor-like protein 16 isoform X5, with the translated sequence MRAELRVGTNLTDIVAQKKITIRELGGCMGPIWSSYYGNCHSLLFMVDASNPTQLSASCVQLLGLLSAEELAKASVLILFNKISTAKSPLSKVLPAFIIILRSQDIERKTSRNQSALDIFSHPIHLSSVLPLLSDGTPGNQFFQVSLLIGSEKQLSRLGMNFLYWSYILSAQPQYY
- the ARL16 gene encoding ADP-ribosylation factor-like protein 16 isoform X3 → MCLLLGATGVGKSLLVGTNLTDIVAQKKITIRELGGCMGPIWSSYYGNCHSLLFMVDASNPTQLSASCVQLLGLLSAEELAKASVLILFNKISTAKSPLSKVLPAFIIILRSQDIERKTSRNQSALDIFSHPIHLSSVLPLLSDGTPGNQFFQVSLLIGSEKQLSRLGMNFLYWSYILSAQPQYY